One window from the genome of Streptomyces sp. NBC_01476 encodes:
- a CDS encoding LysR family transcriptional regulator — translation MTDSPPPPPAEDLDLRLVRCFTVVAELRHFGRAAAVLHLTQSSLSRQIRRLEEQVGARLLDRTPQGSRLTEAGEVFLPLATAVLRSSTQAVVRARAAARPSRVTIGYTANLIVTPAVSELRRRHPDAEVRTQHLSWREPRAALLEHRVDAVVTRLPFATDDLHVTVLYDEPRALLIPRDHRLAGKESVTLDDIADEPMPRAADPAWNAFWRIDPRPDGSAAPDGPLIDAVEDKIELIAAGQGVAIIPGSAGVSGFHFRPDLTTVPLEGVEPSHVVLATRAGDRSRLVAAFAKYAESHLTALGAPRSSAGPPEARCQRAVSQWAHAGDRGADGGR, via the coding sequence ATGACGGACTCGCCCCCACCCCCGCCTGCGGAGGACCTCGATCTGCGGCTCGTACGCTGCTTCACGGTCGTTGCCGAACTCCGGCACTTCGGGCGCGCCGCCGCTGTCCTGCACCTCACCCAGTCGTCGCTGAGCCGCCAGATCCGCCGCCTTGAGGAGCAGGTGGGCGCCCGTCTGCTGGACCGCACCCCGCAGGGCAGCCGGCTCACCGAGGCCGGCGAGGTCTTCCTGCCGCTGGCGACGGCGGTGCTGCGTTCCTCCACCCAGGCCGTCGTACGGGCCAGGGCCGCCGCCCGGCCCAGCCGTGTCACCATCGGCTACACCGCGAACCTCATCGTCACCCCGGCGGTAAGCGAGCTGCGCCGCAGGCACCCGGACGCCGAGGTGCGGACCCAGCACCTGTCCTGGCGCGAACCCCGGGCCGCGCTGCTGGAGCACCGGGTCGACGCGGTCGTCACGCGACTGCCGTTCGCCACCGACGACCTGCACGTGACGGTTCTCTACGACGAGCCCCGGGCGCTCCTGATCCCGCGCGACCACCGCCTGGCCGGCAAGGAATCCGTCACCCTCGACGACATCGCCGACGAACCGATGCCCCGGGCCGCCGACCCCGCCTGGAACGCCTTCTGGCGCATCGATCCCCGGCCCGACGGCAGCGCCGCGCCCGACGGCCCCCTCATCGACGCCGTCGAGGACAAGATCGAACTCATCGCCGCGGGGCAGGGTGTGGCCATCATTCCGGGGTCCGCCGGCGTCAGCGGCTTCCACTTCCGTCCCGACCTCACCACCGTGCCCCTCGAAGGCGTCGAGCCGAGCCACGTCGTGCTGGCGACCCGCGCTGGCGACCGCAGCCGGCTGGTGGCGGCCTTCGCCAAATACGCCGAATCCCACCTCACAGCCCTCGGCGCCCCGCGGTCGTCCGCCGGGCCCCCGGAGGCTCGTTGTCAGAGGGCTGTGTCACAGTGGGCGCATGCTGGGGATCGTGGCGCGGACGGAGGACGGTGA
- a CDS encoding NAD(P)-binding domain-containing protein: protein MNEIWILGATGRSGRAIAARLAASGAALVLVGRDAERLRELAATIGGTPRTVVADSVGAVAARLAAAGPAVVVNTIGPFTGTAVPLARACPPGSHYVDLANELSAVTGLLALHDEAAAAGRCLVTGAGFGVLGTESVVLKLCADRPAVTRVRVDALPMVEEEPGRIGSALAGSMVDALAGGGRRYEHGRLVRARLGGDFERFTLPDGSAAEAMGAPTGELEAARRATGAPFVVAGSGMVPAGRAIRAVLPVVAALLSLPPLGNSAKRRLARTRVTPRERTREFSWARARVEGSDGSVREGWMRTGEAMAFTSAVTAEVARRLAGGEGRPGAYTPGALFGPELAAKAGGQFLLGDAPTP, encoded by the coding sequence ATGAACGAGATCTGGATTCTGGGAGCCACCGGCCGGTCCGGTCGTGCGATCGCCGCCCGCCTGGCGGCGAGTGGCGCCGCCCTGGTGCTGGTCGGGCGCGATGCGGAACGTCTGCGTGAGCTGGCCGCGACGATCGGCGGCACGCCGCGGACCGTGGTGGCGGACTCGGTCGGCGCCGTCGCGGCGCGGCTGGCGGCGGCCGGTCCCGCGGTGGTGGTCAATACGATCGGGCCGTTCACCGGGACCGCGGTACCGCTCGCCCGCGCGTGCCCACCGGGCAGCCATTACGTCGACCTGGCGAACGAGCTCTCCGCCGTCACCGGACTGCTCGCGCTGCATGACGAGGCCGCCGCGGCCGGCCGGTGTCTGGTGACCGGTGCGGGGTTCGGCGTGCTCGGCACGGAGAGCGTCGTACTGAAACTGTGCGCGGACCGGCCCGCGGTGACGCGGGTGAGAGTCGACGCACTGCCCATGGTCGAGGAGGAGCCCGGCCGCATCGGTTCCGCGCTGGCGGGGTCCATGGTCGACGCTCTCGCGGGCGGCGGGCGCCGCTACGAGCACGGCCGGCTCGTACGCGCCCGGCTCGGCGGTGACTTCGAACGCTTCACCCTGCCCGACGGGTCGGCAGCCGAGGCGATGGGGGCGCCCACCGGTGAGCTGGAAGCCGCCCGCCGGGCCACCGGCGCGCCCTTCGTGGTCGCCGGTTCCGGCATGGTGCCGGCCGGCCGGGCGATCCGCGCGGTCCTGCCGGTGGTGGCGGCGCTGCTGTCGCTGCCACCGCTCGGCAACTCCGCCAAACGCAGGCTCGCCCGTACCCGCGTCACACCGCGCGAGCGGACCAGGGAGTTCTCCTGGGCGCGGGCCAGGGTCGAGGGATCGGACGGCAGCGTCCGGGAAGGGTGGATGCGCACGGGCGAGGCCATGGCGTTCACCTCCGCGGTGACGGCCGAGGTCGCGCGCCGGCTCGCCGGGGGCGAGGGCCGGCCGGGCGCCTACACCCCCGGGGCGCTCTTCGGTCCCGAACTCGCCGCAAAGGCGGGCGGACAGTTCCTCCTGGGCGATGCGCCCACGCCGTGA
- a CDS encoding AAA family ATPase, giving the protein MLISLGGLPATGKTTLARVLAPQLGAVHLRVDTIEQAIVRSGLATHPVGPAGYVIGYAQAEEHLRQGLTVIAESVNPLSVTRDAWRDTATRAGTPVLEVETICSDPVEHRRRATTRAVDIPGLRLPDWEDITGRAYEPWTRGHLVIDTAAHDIDACVTALRRALERVGG; this is encoded by the coding sequence GTGCTCATCAGCCTCGGCGGCCTGCCCGCCACCGGAAAGACCACCCTGGCACGGGTTCTCGCACCGCAACTGGGCGCCGTTCACCTGCGGGTGGACACCATTGAGCAGGCCATCGTCCGCTCCGGACTGGCCACGCACCCGGTGGGCCCGGCCGGCTACGTCATCGGGTACGCGCAGGCCGAGGAACACCTCCGCCAGGGACTCACCGTCATCGCGGAATCCGTCAACCCGCTGTCCGTCACGCGCGACGCCTGGCGCGACACGGCGACCCGCGCCGGCACACCGGTCCTGGAGGTCGAGACCATCTGCTCGGACCCCGTGGAACACCGGCGCCGCGCGACCACCCGTGCGGTCGACATCCCCGGCCTGCGGCTGCCGGACTGGGAGGACATCACCGGGCGCGCGTACGAGCCCTGGACACGCGGCCACCTCGTCATCGACACCGCGGCCCATGACATCGACGCGTGCGTCACCGCGTTGCGCAGGGCGCTGGAACGGGTGGGCGGGTGA
- a CDS encoding LysR family transcriptional regulator — protein MDLDLRKLRYFAAVAEHRHFGRAAEQLYISQPVLSRQIRALEQELGCALLVRTTRSVQLTPAGEQLHEDARGVFASVDSVVRRVHEADRGVERLVVAFASGLHVSEAVRAFTATHPGVEIELFRLNWWEQDAPLRDGRADVGYLRRPFDDTGLRVLAVGSEQKVSCLPVTHPLARRRALTLADLDGETILDAQARRTSSVEEKFELIAAGHGIAMVPRSVAASYSRPDLVYRPVTDAAPVETCVAVAEDRRERRVLDFVTFAAQTLGEEPPRLAAVD, from the coding sequence ATGGATCTGGACCTGCGCAAGCTGCGTTATTTCGCCGCGGTCGCGGAGCACCGGCACTTCGGCCGGGCCGCCGAGCAGCTCTACATTTCCCAGCCGGTGCTCAGCCGGCAGATCCGCGCGCTGGAGCAGGAACTCGGCTGCGCCCTGCTGGTGCGCACCACCCGCAGCGTGCAGCTGACGCCGGCCGGCGAGCAGTTGCACGAGGACGCGCGCGGGGTGTTCGCGAGCGTCGATTCCGTGGTCCGCCGCGTCCACGAGGCCGACCGCGGCGTCGAACGGCTCGTCGTCGCCTTCGCGTCGGGACTGCACGTGTCCGAGGCGGTTCGCGCGTTCACGGCCACCCATCCCGGCGTCGAAATCGAGCTGTTCCGCCTGAACTGGTGGGAGCAGGACGCGCCGCTGCGCGACGGCCGGGCCGACGTCGGATACCTGCGGCGTCCGTTCGACGACACGGGGCTGCGCGTGCTCGCCGTCGGCAGCGAGCAGAAGGTCTCCTGTCTGCCCGTGACCCACCCGCTCGCCCGCCGTCGCGCCCTGACCCTGGCGGATCTCGACGGCGAGACGATCCTCGACGCGCAGGCCCGGCGGACGTCCTCGGTCGAGGAGAAGTTCGAGCTCATCGCGGCCGGCCACGGCATCGCGATGGTGCCCCGCAGCGTCGCCGCCTCCTACTCACGGCCCGACCTGGTCTACCGCCCGGTGACGGACGCCGCACCCGTCGAGACGTGCGTCGCCGTGGCGGAGGACCGCCGCGAGCGCCGCGTCCTCGACTTCGTGACGTTCGCGGCGCAAACGCTGGGCGAGGAACCGCCGCGGCTGGCGGCGGTCGACTGA
- a CDS encoding SDR family NAD(P)-dependent oxidoreductase: MSRVLITGSSDGLGLMTAKLLAEQGHKVTLHARNSRRAQDAGRALPEAEAVVTGDLSSVHETREVAEQVNALGRYDAVIHNAGVGFRERHRVTDEGVAHTFAVNVLAPYLLTALVDRPARLVYLSSAMHYGGNPDLSDLGWSRRRWDPAQAYSDSKLFDVTLAFAVARRWPDVLSNSLTPGWVATRMGGRGAPDDLSLAPVTQAWLAVSDDAEARVSGRYFYHQRQEEAHPAAGAPAFQDELLDRCAALTGTPLPGDRAGS; encoded by the coding sequence ATGTCACGTGTACTGATCACCGGATCCAGCGACGGCCTCGGTCTGATGACCGCGAAGCTGCTCGCGGAACAAGGGCACAAGGTCACCCTCCATGCCCGCAACAGCCGGCGGGCGCAGGACGCCGGGCGCGCCCTGCCCGAGGCGGAGGCCGTGGTCACCGGCGACCTGTCGAGCGTCCACGAGACCCGGGAGGTCGCGGAGCAGGTGAACGCGCTCGGCCGCTACGACGCGGTCATCCACAACGCCGGCGTCGGTTTCCGCGAGCGGCACCGGGTGACGGACGAGGGGGTCGCGCACACCTTCGCGGTCAACGTCCTCGCGCCCTACCTGCTCACCGCGCTCGTGGACCGCCCGGCCCGGCTGGTGTACCTGAGTTCCGCGATGCACTACGGCGGGAATCCGGACCTCTCCGACCTCGGCTGGAGCCGGCGGCGGTGGGACCCGGCCCAGGCGTACTCCGACAGCAAGCTCTTCGATGTCACGCTGGCGTTCGCCGTCGCCCGCCGGTGGCCCGACGTGCTCTCCAACTCCCTGACGCCGGGCTGGGTCGCCACGCGGATGGGCGGGCGCGGAGCGCCGGACGATCTGAGCCTCGCCCCGGTCACCCAGGCGTGGCTGGCCGTCAGCGACGACGCGGAAGCGCGGGTCAGTGGCCGGTACTTCTACCACCAGCGGCAGGAGGAGGCCCATCCGGCGGCGGGTGCGCCCGCCTTCCAGGACGAACTCCTCGACCGCTGTGCCGCCCTCACCGGCACCCCGCTCCCCGGCGACCGCGCCGGGAGCTGA
- a CDS encoding response regulator — protein sequence MTDADIRVLVVEDDPVAADAHALYVDRVPGFTTVSKAHSAAQARRLVGRVPVDLILLDLYLPDGHGLELARSLRAAGHRMDVIAVTSARDLAVVREGVSLGVVQYVLKPFAFATLRDRLTSYARFRASDGEAGSQDEVDRALAALRTPGPAALPKGLSAPTLEAVVRVLRATPPGLTATTTAESVGISRITARRYLEHLVDAGRAERSPLYGQVGRPELHYRWLSTP from the coding sequence ATGACCGACGCCGACATCCGCGTCCTCGTGGTCGAGGACGACCCCGTCGCCGCCGACGCGCACGCCCTGTACGTCGACCGCGTGCCCGGCTTCACCACCGTCAGCAAGGCGCACTCCGCCGCGCAGGCCCGGCGCCTGGTCGGCCGGGTGCCGGTCGACCTGATCCTGCTCGACCTGTATCTCCCCGACGGGCACGGTCTGGAGCTGGCCAGGTCACTGCGGGCCGCAGGGCACCGGATGGATGTCATCGCCGTGACCTCCGCCCGGGACCTGGCCGTCGTCCGCGAAGGGGTCTCGCTCGGCGTGGTCCAGTACGTCCTCAAGCCCTTCGCGTTCGCCACCCTCCGCGACCGCCTGACGAGCTACGCCCGGTTCCGGGCGTCGGACGGCGAGGCGGGCAGCCAGGACGAGGTCGACCGTGCGCTGGCCGCGCTGCGCACCCCGGGCCCGGCGGCGCTCCCCAAAGGACTCAGCGCGCCGACCCTCGAAGCCGTCGTCCGTGTGCTGCGCGCGACACCCCCCGGTCTGACCGCGACCACCACGGCCGAATCCGTCGGCATCTCCCGCATCACGGCACGCCGCTACCTGGAGCACCTCGTCGACGCCGGACGCGCCGAGCGCAGCCCGCTGTATGGCCAGGTGGGACGCCCGGAACTGCACTACCGGTGGCTGAGCACCCCGTGA
- a CDS encoding sensor histidine kinase, protein MAARRVPYPRSLAGQLFLIQTVLVTLAVTACVIFTYVSNSRQAEEAARRQATATARAVADAPSVAAAIAAAGSPAGSPTAVLQPYATAVQRDTGVDFVTIMDTHGIRWTHPDTRQIGRRYLGHIAPALDGRTFSETYTGTLGPSVRVITPIRSGPRTVGLVSAGITVQAISERSREQLVTLIGVAAGALALGGIGTYVVNARLRRHTHGMNAGELHRMYDYHQAALHAVREGLLLLDGSQRIALVNDGGCELLGIGAGAVGRHVTELGLPQALTAALLSGETRVDELHLTSERVVVLNTAPVSGGEQSGTMVTLRDHTELQVVMGELDSERGFSRALRAQAHEAANRLHTVVSLVELGRGDEAVDFATSELRLAQALTDQVVAAVGEPVLAALLLGKTAQANERGVELLVTRDSRLDDGLLPDALPARDLVTVLGNLIDNAVDATQGLPAAQVTVTARVDAGHLLLRVADTGPGIPSGDADSVFEHGWSTKPPAPGGRGLGLALARQAVTRNGGTLSLTVPPEGGAVFTARLPLAPARQTGAPVPDARPALRGAGR, encoded by the coding sequence ATGGCAGCGCGGCGCGTGCCGTACCCCCGCAGCCTGGCCGGGCAGTTGTTCTTGATCCAGACCGTGCTGGTCACCCTCGCGGTGACGGCGTGCGTGATCTTCACCTACGTCAGCAACAGCAGGCAGGCCGAGGAAGCCGCCCGCCGGCAGGCAACCGCCACCGCGCGCGCGGTGGCCGACGCGCCGTCGGTCGCCGCGGCGATCGCGGCCGCGGGCAGTCCGGCCGGCAGTCCCACCGCCGTCCTCCAGCCGTACGCGACAGCGGTGCAGCGCGACACGGGGGTGGACTTCGTGACCATCATGGACACGCACGGCATCCGCTGGACCCACCCGGACACACGGCAGATCGGGCGACGCTACCTCGGCCACATCGCGCCCGCACTGGACGGGAGGACGTTCTCCGAGACGTACACCGGGACGCTCGGCCCGTCGGTGCGGGTGATCACCCCCATCCGCTCCGGGCCGCGGACCGTCGGGCTGGTCAGCGCCGGCATCACCGTCCAGGCGATCAGCGAGCGCTCCCGGGAACAACTGGTCACCCTCATCGGTGTGGCGGCCGGCGCGCTGGCCCTGGGCGGGATCGGCACCTACGTGGTCAACGCCCGGCTGCGCCGCCACACCCACGGCATGAACGCCGGCGAACTCCACCGGATGTACGACTACCACCAGGCGGCGCTCCACGCGGTGCGCGAGGGGCTGCTGCTCCTGGACGGCAGCCAGCGCATCGCGCTGGTCAACGACGGCGGCTGCGAACTGCTGGGCATCGGCGCCGGCGCGGTGGGCCGCCACGTCACGGAACTCGGCCTCCCGCAAGCCCTGACGGCGGCGCTGCTGTCCGGCGAGACCCGCGTCGACGAACTCCACCTGACCTCCGAGCGGGTCGTCGTCCTCAACACCGCGCCCGTCTCCGGCGGTGAGCAGAGCGGCACCATGGTGACCCTGCGGGACCACACCGAACTGCAGGTGGTGATGGGCGAACTGGACTCAGAACGCGGCTTCAGCCGGGCCCTGCGCGCCCAGGCCCACGAAGCGGCGAACCGGCTCCACACCGTTGTCTCCCTGGTCGAACTCGGCCGCGGGGACGAGGCGGTCGACTTCGCCACCTCCGAACTGCGGCTCGCGCAGGCGCTGACCGACCAGGTCGTCGCGGCGGTCGGCGAGCCCGTACTGGCCGCCCTCCTGCTCGGCAAGACAGCACAGGCCAACGAGCGCGGTGTGGAACTGCTGGTCACGCGGGACAGCCGGCTGGACGACGGACTGCTGCCGGACGCGCTGCCCGCGCGGGACCTGGTGACGGTGCTGGGCAATCTCATCGACAACGCCGTCGACGCCACCCAGGGCCTGCCGGCCGCGCAGGTCACGGTCACCGCGCGGGTGGACGCCGGCCATCTGCTGCTGCGGGTGGCGGACACCGGACCCGGCATACCGTCGGGCGACGCGGACTCGGTCTTCGAGCACGGCTGGTCGACGAAGCCCCCGGCGCCGGGAGGCCGCGGGCTCGGGCTGGCCCTCGCACGACAGGCGGTCACCCGCAACGGCGGCACGCTCTCCCTGACCGTGCCTCCTGAGGGCGGCGCGGTCTTCACCGCCCGGCTTCCGCTGGCGCCGGCCCGGCAGACCGGGGCACCCGTACCCGATGCGCGTCCCGCCCTGAGAGGAGCCGGCAGATGA
- a CDS encoding cation:dicarboxylate symporter family transporter, which yields MSESPAVPPPVKRDRTQYLYLAVIVAVLLGIGTGFLWPDFAKELKPLGTGFVALIKMMISPIIFCTIVLGVGSVRQAARVGRVGGLALGYFVVMSAVALAIGLVVGNILHPGSGLHLTDATRGIGHTAAADAHVGAVDFLLGIIPTTLVSALTEGEVLQTLLVALLVGFGLQAMGRAGEPVLRGIGHIQKLVFRVLSMIMWAAPVGAFGAMAAVIGETGTDALRALATIMIGFYITCLLFVVVVLGTVLRLVTGVNLFRLLRYLGREFLLILSTSSSESALPRLIAKMEHLGVSRPVVGITVPTGYSFNLDGTMIYLTMASLFIADSLDRPLDLGQQIGLLLFMMLASKGAAGVSGSGIAVLASGLQSHQPALVDGVGLIVGIDRFMSEARALTNFAGNAIATLLVGTWVREVDKNRVNLVLGGDLPFDERTLVDTEEDGAGDPAPARPVPAPATSAVQAAG from the coding sequence ATGTCCGAATCGCCGGCGGTGCCGCCACCCGTCAAGCGGGATCGCACACAGTATTTGTACCTCGCGGTGATCGTCGCCGTGCTGCTCGGTATCGGGACCGGCTTCCTGTGGCCCGACTTCGCCAAGGAACTCAAGCCGCTGGGCACCGGATTCGTCGCCCTGATCAAGATGATGATCTCGCCGATCATCTTCTGCACGATCGTGCTGGGGGTCGGCTCCGTCCGCCAGGCCGCGAGGGTCGGGCGGGTCGGTGGTCTGGCGCTCGGCTACTTCGTCGTCATGTCCGCGGTGGCACTGGCCATCGGGCTGGTCGTCGGCAACATCCTGCACCCCGGCAGCGGTCTGCATCTCACCGACGCGACCAGGGGCATCGGGCACACGGCCGCGGCGGACGCCCATGTGGGCGCGGTGGACTTCCTGCTCGGCATCATCCCCACCACCCTGGTGTCGGCGCTCACCGAGGGCGAGGTGCTGCAGACCCTGCTGGTCGCCCTGCTGGTCGGTTTCGGCCTGCAGGCCATGGGCCGGGCCGGCGAACCGGTGCTGCGGGGCATCGGCCACATCCAGAAACTGGTCTTCCGCGTCCTGTCCATGATCATGTGGGCCGCCCCGGTGGGCGCTTTCGGGGCGATGGCGGCGGTCATCGGGGAGACCGGCACGGACGCCCTCAGGGCGCTGGCGACGATCATGATCGGCTTCTACATCACCTGTCTGCTGTTCGTCGTCGTGGTGCTCGGTACCGTCCTGCGGCTCGTCACCGGCGTCAATCTCTTCCGGCTGCTGCGCTACCTCGGCCGCGAGTTCCTGCTGATCCTGTCCACCTCCTCCTCCGAGTCCGCGCTGCCGAGGCTCATCGCGAAGATGGAACACCTGGGTGTCAGCCGTCCGGTGGTCGGCATCACGGTGCCGACGGGGTACTCCTTCAACCTCGACGGCACCATGATCTATCTGACCATGGCGTCGCTGTTCATCGCGGACTCGCTCGACCGGCCGCTGGACCTCGGCCAGCAGATCGGGCTGCTGCTCTTCATGATGCTGGCCTCCAAGGGCGCGGCGGGCGTGTCCGGTTCCGGTATCGCCGTCCTCGCCAGCGGTCTGCAGTCCCACCAGCCCGCCCTGGTGGACGGTGTCGGCCTGATCGTCGGGATCGACCGCTTCATGAGCGAGGCGCGCGCACTGACGAACTTCGCCGGGAACGCGATCGCGACGCTGCTGGTCGGCACGTGGGTGCGGGAGGTCGACAAGAACCGGGTGAACCTGGTGCTCGGCGGCGATCTGCCCTTCGACGAACGCACCCTGGTGGACACCGAGGAGGACGGCGCAGGCGATCCCGCACCCGCCCGGCCCGTCCCGGCGCCCGCCACGTCCGCTGTACAGGCCGCGGGGTAG